DNA from Danio aesculapii chromosome 10, fDanAes4.1, whole genome shotgun sequence:
TTACCCTTTGTCCTCCGTTCATATTCATGTTTAGTTCATAttgagaacacaaattaaaacatttcagaGAGCTCTCTAAGTCTCCATATACAGCAAGGGTACCAGAGAGACACCAAAAACATTGCCAAAATGCATGTTCATAAGAGCACAGTGCACTGTATGAGTGTCGTAATTGGTCACGCTGCTGATGTATAACCCAGAGACCTGCGCGACTTTCTCTGATTTAAACAAAGCGTGGGCACGTCTGAGGTAAACGTCAGCAGTGCAACACACTTACAGTGCGCGACAGAGCTGTCATGATCTGATTAAGGTTTTGGTTTTTTTCTGGAATTTAAACTTTTCTGTATCCCTGTGGTTTATGGAGGATCAGAGAGTTCTcgcatttcaattcaatttaatttaattcatctttatttctatagcacttttaaattgtagattgtgtcaaagcagcttaacatagaagttctagtaaattgaaactgtgtcagtgtggttttcagagttgaagttcagtttagttcagttcagtgtggtttaattttaactgctgaaagtccaaacactgaagagcaaatccatcaatgcgcagctccacaagtcccaaaccaagcaagccagcggcgacagtggcgaggaacaaaacttcaccaattgactaaagtgaagaagaaaaaaaaacctcgagagaaaccaggctcagttaggcactactatttctcctctggccaaactttgtgtgcagagctgcagtctagacacTGGAGAACACTGAACGTCCATCTTGGAGAAACTGCattgtgagtaggtcaccggtgggtgtTCAGGCTGACCCACaggattttaatttgttttccaaAGATGAAGAAATGTGTCAGGGGTTTGAAGCTACAACTGTAATTTCAAAGCTTTACTTCTTTTATGcataaagaaaaactaaaaatattaaaacaaaaataatgactttagaAGTACTGTACTGCACTATATGCGTGTCGCGTTGACGTATAACCCAGAGGCCTGCGTGACTTCCTCTGATTTAAACAAAGCGTGGGCACATCCGGGCGTATGTCAGCAGTGCGACACGCATACAGTGCATGACAGAGCTCTTATCAAGACACACCATGAAGTGCCGCTGAAGAAAAGTAatggtctcaggggtttggaatgacatgagggaaTAATGAGTTACTAAATTTCTTTGAAGTATTCCTTTAATAGTCTTATGAAATTTCTGGAAATGGTGCTCTGCTCCTCCTTGCttctttagtttttttctaaaatgaagaaaaacaagcAGAAATAATACACAATTATTAATGCAGTGATATGAAGGGTGTCGAATAAGAATTGTAACTGACAGTGAATCTAAAAAGAAGAACAGAAGAGAAAACAACAGAAATAGAACTACAGAAAGAATGTAGATGTAGTTTTGTGCTCAGTGTGTTCCTCTACCTCCTCTTGTCTCACTGCTGCACAGGATTTGGGCTCGTTGGATTGAACCACCGGTGCTCTTCTACCTGATGTAACTGTAGTCGATTAACTGGACTGCGGTTCAAACACTGGAAAATCAGGTCCTGGCATGCTGAAAAGTGTCACAGAGACTCAAGATTCATGATCCTGTTTAAATGTTACGACTTAAAATGTTACCTAATATCTCCAATTAAAAAACTTGAATATCTACAGTGTACAGTGTAACCATTATATTGAGCCCTTTTTTACTTGTGACTGACATATTTATTTCTGTCAGTGAGGTTGAGATTGTTCAGAGGTGACTGCTTACCTGAAGATAAAGTGGGGCTTGTGTAAAGGTATCCGCTCTTTATCGATTGTTTGTCTTCAAAGGGCAAACATGAATGCAGTATTTGAAACAGCACGATGCCTGCTGCCCATACGTATGCCGGGTTAGCATGGTATGTGGGATGCCTTAAAATCTCAGGTGGTGTGAAAAGTCTTGCTCCTGTAAGAGAGACATTTACATTTTCAGTGTACAGTAATTTCAGAAGACAATACTGTGATTAAAGACACTAACACAAAATGCCAACTCACCCTGATATTCAGAGCTGTTGAAAGGCTCGCTGGTAATTGGCCGAGCACAACCAAAGTCGATCAATTTGAGCTCCAATCTGGGTGTAGTCACGAGGATGTTCCCCGTGTGTATATCACCATGGAAAACTTCACGATCAACGCAGAACTTTACAGCTCGGATGAACTGACGCATTAACCGGCGGGCTTGGTTTTCATCGATGTCCAGTGTAAATGTGATGTAACGAGTCAAGGTCTGGCATGACTCTGGGTACTCCATAATGAGAACGAAGTCGCTCTCATTCTCAATCCAGTCGTGTAATCTGATGATGTTGGGACATGGTGGATCTTTCATCAATCTAAGCAGCATTGCCACTTCCGCAAGCACAGGTGTGGAATGATCAtcctagaaaaaaaaacagatttcaaaGATAAATCCAAAGCAGAACGGGAGAAAGTAACTTTGAAACCTTTTTTAAATTAtggaaaagaataataaatacaatagaataaaaacatacaaatgaactgtGATTTaaacatcttcactgtaagaattcacattgatttgtttcttattaaagCTACAAGTCATACAGtaaagagcagtgagtgattgtCTTTTTGGTTAATTAATAATGATGAgcacagtcggcagcaggaatatagtGCTGGAATATATCACTTTAAGAGGGTTTTGAAAACCAGTAAGAATTGACTTTGAAAGTATTTTTAATGGAACATTAGTTTCCAACATATCTGCTTTTGAGTTCAATTTTACTTCAATTTAAAAAGGTTCAGACAAGCgggacaagtgaaggatgagtaaatggtgagttcaCTTACAATGCAGACATAACGGTCGTGCTTGCGCTTGACGATATACTTCAGGGCAACCTGCGGAAAAGAAAAACAGTGATGAATGGATGGCAGATTAAAGactacaatttatttatatttaataatcagAAGAAAACTGTtgattgaattgaaaaaatagtTTTCTACCTTTACTCTTTCACTAAATACATGAGATGCCAGATACACCTTGCCAAAACTTCCTTTTCCAATCAACTTCTTTACTTCAAAGAGAAACACCATAGATCCTGaaaaacacacagagaaagaaCATGGACATTAACTTGGATTGTCTGAAACAGATCAAATAAATGACTCCTATCCTTTGAATCTGGATCTAATGCAATGAGCTAAAAGCAGTAACTTCCATCAGAATTGCAACATAGTAAATTGATtactaatttatattaattatgaatTACAGAAAATACAAGGTAATGATGACTTACCAAGAGTGAGCCCAGAAGCCTCTTTAGGCTCCTCAGGAACCTGGCCTGGCAGACATACTGACTCAGGGTCAGCTGGTACTGCGATTTCAGGCGTAACTTGGACAGGCTCTGCTTGAGGGTCCACTACATCCTCCAGCTCTGGCTCTGGTTCTGGCTCTGGTTCTGGCTCAGGCTTTGGCTCGGGTTCGGGCTCTGGTTCGGGATGTGGTGTAAAATGCTGGACTACATCTGTGTCACAGCAAAGGAAAGGGCGCTTTGCAGCCTTCCATACTCTCTTAAAGAAAGCACAGACTCTTTtccctttccttcctttcttgggTTTTTCTAAAAGTAAGAAAACAA
Protein-coding regions in this window:
- the LOC130236726 gene encoding LOW QUALITY PROTEIN: uncharacterized protein LOC130236726 (The sequence of the model RefSeq protein was modified relative to this genomic sequence to represent the inferred CDS: deleted 2 bases in 1 codon), which gives rise to MASPTPPTMARSPTENPEKGRKGNKVSAFFKRAWKAAKRPFLCCDWSRVVPCEPQLDSGDFEHLPVPGPSRIQSTTVTAHADLEPVWLPGQVCEDSQPLSVPGPSRIKLTADVPNADPARPDFSAAVTGHVDPELMHPPVQVRDRLESLAVPGPSRIKPTAITDRVDPEQMRPPVQVCEDPRPLSVPGPSRIKQTADVPNADQARPESSMAVITGHVDAELVCLPGQIWEDPQPISVHGPSKMTEMTDGDSACPESPLSVQDPCKIDLTDVVAALFMEMFLIGLFVFLLLEKPKKGRKGKRVCAFFKRVWKAAKRPFLCCDTDVVQHFTPHPEPEPEPEPKPEPEPEPEPEPELEDVVDPQAEPVQVTPEIAVPADPESVCLPGQVPEEPKEASGLTLGSMVFLFEVKKLIGKGSFGKVYLASHVFSERVKVALKYIVKRKHDRYVCIDDHSTPVLAEVAMLLRLMKDPPCPNIIRLHDWIENESDFVLIMEYPESCQTLTRYITFTLDIDENQARRLMRQFIRAVKFCVDREVFHGDIHTGNILVTTPRLELKLIDFGCARPITSEPFNSSEYQGARLFTPPEILRHPTYHANPAYVWAAGIVLFQILHSCLPFEDKQSIKSGYLYTSPTLSSACQDLIFQCLNRSPVNRLQLHQVEEHRWFNPTSPNPVQQ